In Blautia wexlerae DSM 19850, a single window of DNA contains:
- the eno gene encoding phosphopyruvate hydratase, protein MLRYLPVRRVHARQVLDSRGNPTVEVEVTVGEGVIGINGYTGRAIVPSGASTGKFEAVELRDGEKGCYTGLGVRKAVENVNTKLAEAILGENALDQSYIDKKIIETDGTDNKSNVGANAALGVSLAVARAAAAALRVPLYQYLGGCHTRQMPVPMMNILNGGRHADNTVDLQEFMIMPTGAENMEQAIRMCAEVYQFLRIILKQKGLSTAVGDEGGFAPDLSDSESVLEVILEAVKKAGYEPGKDISIAIDAAASELYDEERGVYVFPGEGKMKGEEVLRDSGEMIEYYEKLAEKFPIVSIEDGLEEDDWEGWKQMTKRLGDKIQLVGDDLFVTNIKRLACGIKLGAANAILIKLNQIGTLSEALDAVEMAQKAGYRAVISHRSGESEDSFIADLAVATGAGQIKTGAPCRSDRNAKYNQLLRIHEALGELAVYENPFKENEKNC, encoded by the coding sequence ATGTTACGTTATCTGCCTGTAAGAAGGGTTCATGCAAGACAGGTACTTGATTCCAGAGGAAATCCTACAGTGGAAGTAGAAGTAACAGTAGGAGAAGGTGTGATCGGGATAAATGGATATACGGGAAGGGCAATCGTCCCTTCGGGAGCTTCCACAGGAAAGTTCGAGGCAGTGGAGCTTCGTGACGGAGAAAAAGGTTGCTACACCGGACTTGGTGTCCGCAAAGCAGTGGAGAATGTAAATACAAAGCTGGCAGAAGCAATTCTTGGAGAAAATGCTCTGGATCAGTCCTATATTGATAAAAAAATCATAGAAACAGACGGCACAGACAATAAAAGTAATGTAGGGGCAAATGCGGCACTGGGAGTATCCCTGGCAGTAGCAAGGGCGGCAGCAGCAGCTCTTCGCGTTCCTTTATATCAGTATCTTGGCGGCTGCCATACCAGACAGATGCCTGTACCGATGATGAATATCTTAAATGGGGGACGTCACGCTGACAATACGGTGGATTTACAGGAATTCATGATTATGCCGACGGGAGCGGAAAATATGGAGCAGGCGATCCGAATGTGTGCGGAAGTATACCAGTTTCTCAGAATTATCCTGAAACAAAAAGGTCTGTCAACAGCAGTCGGGGATGAGGGAGGTTTTGCACCGGATCTTTCCGATTCAGAAAGCGTCCTGGAAGTGATTCTGGAAGCAGTAAAAAAGGCAGGGTATGAACCCGGAAAGGATATCAGCATTGCAATTGATGCTGCGGCAAGTGAACTGTACGATGAAGAAAGAGGCGTTTATGTTTTCCCCGGAGAAGGAAAAATGAAAGGGGAGGAAGTTCTCAGGGATTCCGGCGAGATGATAGAATATTATGAAAAACTTGCAGAGAAGTTCCCGATTGTTTCCATTGAAGATGGACTTGAGGAAGATGACTGGGAAGGCTGGAAACAGATGACAAAAAGACTGGGAGATAAAATACAGCTTGTAGGTGATGATCTGTTTGTCACGAATATCAAACGTCTTGCATGTGGTATCAAACTGGGAGCGGCAAATGCTATTCTGATAAAATTAAACCAGATAGGAACACTTTCAGAAGCATTGGACGCAGTGGAAATGGCACAGAAAGCGGGATACAGGGCAGTAATTTCTCACAGATCAGGAGAATCGGAAGATTCATTTATCGCAGATCTGGCAGTTGCCACAGGTGCCGGCCAGATTAAGACAGGTGCACCCTGCCGTTCGGACCGAAATGCCAAATATAACCAGCTTCTTCGTATCCATGAGGCCTTGGGAGAACTGGCAGTGTATGAAAATCCTTTTAAAGAAAATGAAAAAAATTGTTAA
- a CDS encoding cysteine ABC transporter substrate-binding protein — MKKKILAVLLATGVAATTLLGGSILVSAADDGGNTAQARTLDEIKKDGKIKIGVFSDKNPFGYVDENGDVQGYDIYFGKRLAKDLLGSEDDAEFTYVEAASRVEYLQSAKVDVILANFTVTDDRAEKVDFALPYMKVALGVVSPDDALIKDVKDLEGKKLIVVKGTTAETYFTDNYPDIELVKFDEYQEAYDALLDGRGDAFSTDNTEVLAWAQQNEGFSVGIESLGDIDTIAPAVQKGNTDLLNAINDEIKSLADEQFFHKDFEETLKPVYGDNINPDDLVVEGGVVDSEEKAEDADAAETEDSDAASDDTKEAETTEEPEETEAADAE; from the coding sequence ATGAAGAAAAAAATATTAGCAGTCTTATTAGCAACAGGTGTAGCAGCAACAACACTTCTTGGCGGAAGTATTCTTGTAAGTGCGGCAGATGACGGTGGAAACACTGCACAGGCCCGTACTCTGGATGAGATCAAAAAAGACGGAAAGATCAAAATCGGTGTATTCAGTGACAAGAATCCATTTGGATATGTAGATGAAAACGGTGATGTTCAGGGATACGATATTTACTTTGGAAAAAGACTTGCAAAAGACCTTCTGGGAAGTGAAGACGATGCAGAATTTACTTATGTAGAGGCAGCAAGTCGTGTAGAATATCTGCAGTCTGCAAAAGTAGATGTGATCCTTGCAAACTTTACAGTAACCGATGACAGAGCGGAGAAAGTAGACTTCGCACTTCCATATATGAAGGTAGCTCTTGGAGTTGTTTCTCCTGATGATGCGCTGATCAAAGATGTAAAAGATCTGGAAGGCAAGAAGCTGATCGTTGTAAAAGGAACAACAGCAGAGACATATTTCACAGATAACTATCCGGATATTGAACTTGTAAAATTTGATGAATACCAGGAAGCATACGATGCGCTTCTTGATGGAAGAGGAGATGCATTCTCCACAGACAATACAGAAGTACTTGCATGGGCTCAGCAGAATGAAGGATTCTCTGTAGGAATTGAATCTCTTGGTGATATTGATACGATCGCACCAGCAGTACAGAAGGGTAACACAGACCTTCTGAACGCAATCAACGATGAGATTAAATCTCTGGCAGATGAACAGTTCTTCCATAAAGATTTCGAAGAAACTCTGAAACCTGTATACGGTGACAACATCAATCCGGATGACCTGGTAGTTGAAGGTGGTGTTGTGGACAGCGAAGAGAAAGCTGAGGATGCAGATGCAGCAGAGACAGAAGATTCTGATGCAGCCTCCGATGACACTAAAGAAGCGGAAACAACAGAAGAACCGGAAGAGACAGAGGCAGCAGACGCTGAATAA
- a CDS encoding GDSL-type esterase/lipase family protein produces the protein MKQILCFGDSNTYGLIPGTTNQRYGWGTRWTSILDDKVRTKGYRVIEEGLCGRTTVFDDPFRTERRGTEMLPAILESHRPVDTIVLMLGTNDCKSVYSATPEVIGQGIEQLLDQINTVNPDAKILLVSPIYLGERIWEEDFDPEFDKNSIEVSWNLPRVYEKIARRRNISYLPASEFARPGEADQEHLDELGHSRLADAIYEKLAG, from the coding sequence ATGAAACAAATCTTATGTTTCGGTGATTCCAATACATATGGTTTAATCCCGGGAACTACTAATCAGAGATACGGATGGGGTACCCGCTGGACCAGCATCCTGGATGACAAAGTAAGAACAAAAGGCTACAGAGTAATCGAAGAAGGACTTTGCGGAAGAACCACCGTATTCGATGATCCATTCCGTACAGAAAGAAGAGGAACAGAAATGCTTCCGGCAATCCTTGAGAGCCACAGACCAGTAGACACTATCGTTCTCATGCTTGGCACGAACGATTGTAAAAGTGTATACAGCGCAACCCCGGAAGTAATCGGACAGGGGATTGAACAGCTCCTTGATCAGATCAACACTGTAAACCCGGATGCCAAAATATTACTGGTATCTCCAATCTACCTTGGGGAGAGAATCTGGGAAGAGGATTTTGATCCGGAATTCGATAAGAATTCTATCGAAGTATCATGGAATCTGCCCCGGGTGTATGAGAAAATCGCCAGAAGAAGAAATATTTCTTATCTTCCGGCTTCAGAATTTGCCCGACCGGGAGAAGCCGATCAGGAGCATCTGGATGAACTGGGACATAGCAGACTTGCAGATGCAATTTATGAAAAGCTTGCAGGATGA
- a CDS encoding amino acid ABC transporter ATP-binding protein produces MGQPILEVEHLKKSYVNNVPILDDVSFSLQKGEVVVIVGPSGCGKSTFLRCINRLEEIDTGVLKLNGVSYEKEKKNISKVREKIGMVFQSYDLFPNMTILNNLLLAPMKVQKRNKEEVKKEAEQLLDRVGLLDKKDNYPRQLSGGQKQRVAIVRAMLMHPEIMLLDEITAALDPEMVREVLQVVLELAKTGMTMLIVTHEMEFARSVADRVIFMDKGNIVEENTPEQFFDNPETDRAKQFLNSFHYETVKK; encoded by the coding sequence ATGGGACAGCCGATTTTAGAAGTAGAACATTTAAAGAAATCATATGTAAACAATGTTCCTATTCTGGATGATGTTTCCTTCTCTCTGCAAAAGGGAGAAGTGGTAGTGATCGTAGGACCTTCCGGATGTGGAAAAAGTACCTTCCTGCGATGTATCAACCGCCTGGAAGAGATTGACACCGGTGTACTGAAGCTTAACGGTGTAAGCTATGAGAAAGAAAAAAAGAATATAAGCAAAGTCAGAGAGAAGATAGGAATGGTTTTCCAGAGCTATGATCTTTTCCCGAATATGACAATTTTAAATAATCTTCTTCTGGCACCAATGAAAGTACAGAAAAGAAATAAAGAAGAAGTGAAAAAGGAAGCGGAGCAGCTTCTTGACAGAGTTGGTCTTCTGGATAAGAAAGATAATTATCCAAGGCAGCTTTCCGGTGGTCAGAAACAGCGAGTTGCCATTGTACGTGCCATGCTGATGCATCCGGAGATCATGCTTCTGGATGAGATTACAGCAGCACTTGATCCTGAGATGGTAAGAGAAGTACTTCAGGTAGTACTGGAACTTGCAAAGACAGGAATGACCATGCTGATCGTCACTCATGAGATGGAATTTGCCCGTTCCGTAGCAGACAGAGTGATCTTTATGGATAAGGGAAACATTGTAGAAGAGAACACTCCGGAACAGTTCTTTGATAATCCGGAGACTGACAGGGCAAAACAGTTCCTGAACAGTTTCCATTATGAAACAGTGAAAAAATAG
- the smpB gene encoding SsrA-binding protein SmpB yields MAKKKGMKLIANNKKAFHDYFIEDTYEAGIALAGTEVKSLRMGKCSIKESFIRVENGEVYIYGMHISPYEKGNIFNKDPLRIRKLLLHRYEINKIEAKLKEKGLTLVPLKVYFKDSLVKVEIGMARGKKLYDKRQDIAKKDQRREAERDFKVKNLY; encoded by the coding sequence ATGGCAAAGAAAAAAGGAATGAAGCTGATTGCCAATAATAAAAAGGCATTTCATGATTATTTTATAGAAGATACTTATGAAGCCGGCATTGCCCTTGCAGGAACAGAGGTAAAATCCCTGCGCATGGGTAAGTGTAGTATTAAGGAATCCTTTATACGTGTGGAAAACGGAGAGGTTTACATCTACGGAATGCATATCAGCCCTTATGAAAAAGGCAATATTTTTAATAAAGATCCCCTGAGGATCCGTAAGCTGCTGCTTCACAGGTATGAGATCAACAAAATCGAAGCAAAGCTAAAAGAGAAAGGTCTGACGCTGGTACCTCTGAAAGTTTATTTCAAAGACAGTCTGGTAAAAGTAGAGATCGGAATGGCTCGAGGTAAGAAACTTTATGACAAGAGACAGGATATCGCAAAGAAAGACCAGAGAAGAGAAGCAGAACGTGACTTTAAGGTTAAGAATCTATATTGA
- a CDS encoding amino acid ABC transporter permease — protein MQNMGIEVLFKGINSLRLWQGLWVTIRIALISMVFSIILGFLLGMVMNIPNKIIKFICRIYLEIVRIMPQLVLLFLVYFGAAKHLGMNLSGETAAVIVFTFWGTAEMGDLVRSALISIPKHQYDSGYGLGLNKWQVYLYIILPQTIRRLLPSAVNLLTRMIKTTSLVALIGVVEVLKVGKQIIDASRYTNPTAALWVYGAVFFMYFIICFPFSRLSRVLEKKFAD, from the coding sequence ATGCAGAATATGGGGATTGAGGTTCTTTTTAAGGGAATCAACTCATTAAGACTCTGGCAGGGCTTGTGGGTAACAATAAGAATTGCACTGATTTCCATGGTATTTTCCATAATCCTTGGATTTCTTCTTGGGATGGTAATGAATATCCCAAATAAAATCATTAAGTTTATCTGCCGCATTTACCTTGAAATAGTAAGAATCATGCCGCAGCTGGTGCTTTTGTTCCTGGTATATTTCGGAGCGGCCAAGCATCTGGGGATGAATCTTTCCGGTGAGACAGCGGCGGTCATTGTATTTACATTCTGGGGAACTGCTGAAATGGGTGATCTGGTGCGAAGTGCGCTGATCTCCATTCCTAAACACCAGTATGACAGCGGATACGGTCTTGGATTAAACAAATGGCAGGTCTATCTTTATATTATCCTTCCGCAGACTATAAGAAGACTTCTTCCATCCGCAGTGAATCTTCTTACCCGAATGATCAAGACCACATCACTGGTAGCTCTTATCGGAGTAGTAGAGGTGTTAAAAGTTGGAAAACAGATCATAGATGCATCACGTTATACAAATCCGACAGCGGCCCTCTGGGTATACGGTGCAGTATTCTTTATGTATTTTATCATATGTTTTCCATTTTCCAGACTCTCCAGAGTACTGGAAAAGAAGTTTGCTGATTAA
- a CDS encoding helix-turn-helix domain-containing protein, with protein sequence MQEKSKEYNEKEQQIAENRSRNTLFERRENLQKHESYASERRQYDAIRNGQTDRIQSVFQLTPDGTPGILSRNELRNSKNMFIAGITLFTRAAIEGGVPEETAYALSDGYIQTVEECTSKSSIEKLSQKAALRFAQEVQKSGMQHYSREIEAAVKYIHLHLHVPVTLEETAEAAGISASYLSRLFKKETGMLFVDYIQKERIEAACNMLTYSDYTAAQISEYLCFSTQSYFIKIFRKYTGTTPAKYKKYKVQDWK encoded by the coding sequence ATGCAGGAGAAAAGTAAGGAATACAATGAAAAAGAACAACAGATTGCAGAGAACAGAAGCAGGAATACTCTATTTGAGAGACGTGAAAATTTACAGAAACATGAATCTTATGCAAGTGAGCGTCGGCAGTATGATGCTATCAGGAATGGTCAGACAGACAGAATACAGTCTGTTTTTCAGCTCACACCGGATGGAACCCCGGGAATCCTGTCCAGAAATGAACTGAGAAACAGTAAAAATATGTTTATAGCAGGAATTACGCTGTTTACCAGAGCTGCCATTGAAGGTGGTGTACCTGAAGAAACTGCTTATGCATTAAGTGACGGTTATATTCAGACAGTAGAAGAGTGCACCAGCAAATCTTCTATAGAAAAGTTATCACAAAAAGCAGCCCTGAGATTTGCCCAGGAAGTGCAGAAGTCCGGGATGCAACATTACAGCAGAGAAATTGAAGCGGCAGTAAAATATATTCATCTTCATCTGCATGTTCCCGTTACACTGGAAGAAACTGCAGAGGCAGCAGGGATCAGTGCCAGTTATCTTTCCAGATTGTTTAAAAAAGAAACAGGAATGCTTTTTGTCGACTATATTCAGAAAGAACGGATAGAAGCTGCCTGTAATATGCTGACCTATTCAGATTATACAGCAGCACAGATCAGTGAATATCTTTGCTTTTCCACACAGAGCTATTTTATAAAAATCTTCAGAAAATATACAGGCACGACACCTGCAAAATATAAAAAATATAAAGTTCAGGACTGGAAATAA
- a CDS encoding AAA family ATPase, producing the protein MKTITISRQYGSGGRHIAALLSEKMGVPCYDSKLLLKEAERHGISQEIINEFKGKTSLLYAIGVMMSEESQDKKRLTIPEKMFHAQKETVKRLAQEGPCIFVGRCADQILKDDNQLLRVYIYASDMEDRIKRIKKNKHISQREALDRIAYKDRQRRDYYNFYTGHEWGKMENYDICLNTSVLSEEECVELLMKLAE; encoded by the coding sequence ATGAAAACAATCACGATCAGCAGACAGTATGGAAGCGGTGGAAGACACATTGCAGCTTTGCTTTCAGAAAAAATGGGAGTTCCCTGTTACGACAGTAAGCTTTTGCTGAAGGAAGCAGAGAGGCATGGAATCAGCCAGGAAATCATCAATGAATTTAAAGGCAAGACCAGTCTTCTCTATGCAATCGGAGTAATGATGTCGGAAGAATCGCAGGATAAAAAACGCCTGACAATTCCGGAGAAGATGTTTCATGCGCAAAAAGAGACAGTGAAGCGCCTGGCACAGGAAGGTCCATGTATTTTTGTGGGAAGATGTGCAGACCAGATCCTGAAAGATGATAATCAGCTGCTTCGTGTGTATATTTATGCATCTGATATGGAAGACCGTATTAAACGGATCAAGAAAAATAAGCATATTTCTCAGAGAGAGGCACTTGACAGAATTGCATATAAAGATCGTCAGAGAAGAGATTATTATAACTTTTATACAGGACATGAATGGGGCAAAATGGAAAACTATGATATCTGCCTGAATACTTCGGTTTTATCAGAGGAAGAATGTGTGGAACTTCTGATGAAGCTTGCAGAATAG
- the rnr gene encoding ribonuclease R — protein sequence MDRRKKFILELMGDPIYQPMRLREISSLLRLSKEEKRELYDVLDELCEEGKVSVDRKGRYEKVKGKWKKKKDDRYYDDRREEYGSEYGRKKKDKNKKEQPEGIQAEGTFIGHPKGFGFVEIEGQDEDIFIPESDTGTAMHQDKVRIIIRDDKKEGKRQEGVVVKVLERGMPEIVGTYQLNRDFGFVISDNPKFSKDIFIPRKEAAGIKNGDKVIAVITDYGSGNKNPEGKIKENLGNIRTPGTDILAIVKSFGIPSEFPEKVMKQAQRVPDHVLDADRDGRLDLRHLQTVTIDGEDAKDLDDAISLTKEGDIYHLGVHIADVSNYVQYNSALDREALKRGTSVYLADRVVPMLPERLSNGICSLNQGEDRLALSCLMDINEKGKVVSHQIAETVINVNERMCYTDVKNILEDTDEEAKKRYDALIPMFFMMKELSGILRNSRHHRGSIDFDFPESKIILNAAGKAIDVKPYEANVATKIIEDFMLMANETVAQEYCTEEIPFVYRTHDNPDPEKVESLLTLLHNQGVKIQKAKEEITPKEIQQIIESIEGLPNEAMISRLVLRSMKQAKYTTECSGHFGLAAKYYCHFTSPIRRYPDLQIHRIIKDNLRGRLMREGRTEHYAEILDEVARQSSVCERRADEAERESDKLKKAEYMSYHLGEEFEGIISGVTGWGLYVELPNTVEGLVHVNTLRDDYYVFDQESYELRGEMTKKVYKLGDKVRVRVAEADKMLKTVDFELVSDIRDDEEEN from the coding sequence ATGGACAGAAGAAAAAAGTTTATCCTGGAACTGATGGGAGATCCTATTTATCAGCCAATGAGACTCCGCGAGATTTCTTCTCTTCTGAGACTTTCAAAAGAAGAGAAAAGAGAGCTGTATGATGTTCTGGACGAACTTTGCGAGGAAGGAAAGGTATCTGTAGACCGCAAGGGCAGATATGAAAAGGTCAAAGGAAAATGGAAAAAGAAAAAAGATGACCGTTATTACGATGACCGAAGAGAAGAATACGGATCAGAGTATGGTAGAAAGAAGAAAGATAAAAATAAAAAAGAGCAGCCGGAGGGAATCCAGGCTGAGGGAACATTCATCGGACATCCCAAAGGTTTCGGCTTCGTAGAAATCGAAGGACAGGATGAGGATATCTTTATTCCTGAAAGTGATACAGGAACAGCCATGCATCAGGATAAAGTAAGGATCATCATCAGAGATGACAAAAAAGAGGGAAAACGCCAGGAAGGTGTAGTTGTGAAGGTTCTGGAACGTGGTATGCCTGAAATTGTAGGAACTTACCAGTTAAATCGGGATTTCGGTTTTGTGATCAGTGATAATCCGAAATTTTCCAAGGATATCTTCATTCCGAGAAAAGAAGCAGCAGGAATTAAAAATGGTGATAAAGTAATCGCGGTGATCACAGATTACGGCTCCGGAAATAAGAATCCTGAAGGAAAAATTAAGGAGAATCTGGGAAATATCCGAACACCGGGTACAGATATCCTGGCAATCGTCAAGAGCTTCGGAATCCCAAGTGAATTTCCTGAGAAAGTAATGAAGCAGGCTCAGCGTGTTCCGGATCATGTGCTGGATGCAGACAGAGATGGAAGGCTGGATCTGAGACATCTGCAGACAGTCACTATTGACGGCGAAGATGCCAAAGACCTGGATGATGCGATTTCCCTGACAAAAGAAGGGGATATCTATCATCTGGGAGTCCATATCGCAGATGTAAGCAACTATGTACAGTATAACAGTGCTCTGGACAGGGAAGCACTGAAACGTGGAACCAGTGTTTATCTGGCAGACCGCGTTGTGCCAATGCTGCCGGAACGTCTTTCCAATGGAATCTGTTCTCTGAATCAGGGAGAGGACAGACTGGCGTTGAGCTGCCTGATGGACATTAACGAAAAGGGTAAGGTAGTTTCCCATCAGATCGCGGAAACAGTGATTAACGTAAATGAGAGAATGTGCTATACTGATGTAAAGAACATTCTTGAGGACACAGACGAAGAAGCAAAGAAACGGTATGATGCACTTATCCCGATGTTCTTTATGATGAAAGAACTGTCCGGAATCTTACGAAACAGCCGCCATCACAGAGGTTCCATTGACTTTGATTTTCCGGAGAGCAAGATTATTCTCAATGCAGCAGGAAAAGCAATCGATGTTAAGCCATATGAAGCAAATGTGGCAACCAAAATCATTGAAGATTTCATGCTGATGGCAAATGAGACTGTGGCACAGGAATACTGCACAGAAGAGATTCCGTTTGTATACAGAACCCATGATAACCCGGATCCGGAGAAAGTGGAGAGTCTTCTGACATTACTTCACAATCAGGGTGTGAAGATTCAGAAAGCAAAAGAAGAAATCACGCCAAAAGAAATCCAGCAGATCATCGAAAGTATCGAAGGGCTTCCGAATGAAGCAATGATCAGCCGTCTGGTGTTGCGTTCCATGAAACAGGCGAAATATACAACAGAATGCAGCGGTCACTTTGGACTGGCAGCAAAATATTACTGCCATTTTACATCTCCGATCAGAAGATATCCTGATCTGCAGATCCACAGGATCATTAAGGATAACTTACGAGGCAGACTGATGCGTGAAGGCAGAACCGAACACTATGCTGAAATCCTTGATGAAGTTGCGAGGCAGTCCAGTGTATGCGAACGCCGCGCAGATGAGGCAGAGCGTGAATCAGACAAGCTGAAGAAAGCAGAATACATGTCCTACCATCTGGGAGAAGAGTTCGAGGGAATTATCTCAGGTGTTACCGGATGGGGGCTTTATGTGGAACTTCCGAATACTGTAGAGGGACTGGTTCATGTCAACACGCTGCGTGATGACTACTATGTTTTTGACCAGGAGAGCTATGAACTTCGCGGTGAGATGACAAAGAAAGTGTACAAGCTGGGAGATAAGGTTCGTGTCCGCGTGGCAGAGGCAGATAAGATGCTCAAGACTGTAGACTTTGAGCTGGTTTCTGATATCCGGGACGATGAAGAAGAGAATTAA
- a CDS encoding amino acid ABC transporter permease produces the protein MDFEFIREQTPLYIEAAKLTLHMAVIGVLLAIVVGLVCSMIKYFRIPVLRQIVECYIELSRNTPLLIQLFFLYFGLPKIGIVLSSEQCAITGLTFLGGSYMAEAFRSGLDNVPPIQVESALSLGMSKSQVFTNIILPQAVSNSIPAFCANAIFLIKETSVFSAVALADLMFVTKDLIGIYYKTDEALFMLVIAYLIILLPISLICSFVERRVRYAEYGD, from the coding sequence ATGGATTTTGAGTTTATCCGCGAGCAGACACCTCTTTATATTGAGGCAGCAAAGCTTACACTTCACATGGCGGTGATTGGTGTGTTGCTTGCCATTGTGGTTGGGCTTGTCTGCAGCATGATTAAGTATTTCAGGATTCCTGTACTTCGTCAGATCGTGGAATGTTACATTGAACTGTCCAGAAATACACCATTGTTGATTCAGTTGTTTTTCCTGTATTTCGGTCTTCCGAAAATAGGGATTGTCCTCAGTTCAGAACAGTGTGCGATCACAGGACTGACCTTTCTCGGAGGCAGTTATATGGCAGAAGCCTTCCGAAGCGGCCTGGACAATGTTCCGCCCATTCAGGTGGAATCCGCATTAAGCCTTGGAATGAGTAAGAGTCAGGTATTTACAAACATTATCCTGCCCCAGGCAGTATCCAATTCTATTCCGGCATTCTGTGCAAATGCGATCTTTCTTATTAAGGAAACCTCCGTATTCAGTGCAGTAGCACTTGCAGACCTGATGTTTGTGACAAAAGACCTGATCGGAATTTATTACAAAACAGATGAAGCCCTGTTTATGTTGGTAATCGCATATCTGATCATACTTTTACCAATCTCACTTATCTGTTCATTTGTAGAAAGGAGAGTCCGCTATGCAGAATATGGGGATTGA
- the secG gene encoding preprotein translocase subunit SecG codes for MQIIKIILSVIFIIDCIALTVVVLMQEGKQQGLGAIAGAAETYWGKNKGRSMEGGLVKATTIMGILFFVISVALNMLG; via the coding sequence GTGCAGATTATTAAGATCATTCTGAGTGTCATTTTCATAATAGATTGCATCGCTCTTACAGTAGTAGTTCTTATGCAGGAAGGTAAGCAGCAGGGACTTGGTGCTATCGCCGGAGCAGCAGAAACATACTGGGGTAAGAACAAAGGTCGTTCCATGGAGGGCGGACTTGTTAAGGCAACCACTATTATGGGAATTTTATTTTTTGTAATTTCTGTAGCATTAAATATGCTTGGTTAA
- a CDS encoding delta-lactam-biosynthetic de-N-acetylase: protein MHLKYISSTRIFSSRFTKIFLLFCACAFIGSSIGKIVSHNTARQTAASAQSSNWGLSFQEEGKRPVGNATIEELAQYNAFFAEDPEEKKIYLTFDAGFENGNTPAILDALKKHQAPATFFVVGNFISENKDLIKRMETEGHIVGNHTMTHPDMSKISTKESFQKELSDVEKIYREITGKEMTKFYRPPQGIYSTQNLSMARELGYHTFFWSLAYVDWYQDNQPDPQEAIAKLTKRIHPGAIVLLHSTSSTNAQILDELLDKWEEMGYSFHSLNEL, encoded by the coding sequence ATGCATCTCAAATACATATCTTCCACTCGGATTTTCTCTTCCAGATTTACCAAGATTTTTCTTCTTTTCTGTGCTTGTGCATTTATAGGTTCCTCTATAGGAAAAATCGTATCGCACAACACTGCCAGACAGACTGCTGCTTCTGCCCAAAGTTCCAACTGGGGACTCAGTTTTCAGGAAGAAGGCAAACGTCCTGTTGGAAATGCAACGATAGAAGAACTGGCTCAGTACAATGCCTTTTTTGCTGAAGATCCCGAAGAAAAGAAAATCTATCTCACCTTTGACGCAGGCTTTGAAAATGGAAATACTCCTGCTATTTTGGATGCACTGAAAAAACATCAGGCACCTGCTACATTTTTTGTGGTTGGAAATTTCATTTCGGAAAACAAAGATCTGATCAAACGAATGGAAACGGAAGGGCATATTGTCGGCAATCATACTATGACGCACCCGGATATGTCAAAAATTTCCACAAAAGAATCTTTTCAGAAAGAATTATCCGATGTAGAAAAAATTTACAGGGAAATTACAGGAAAAGAAATGACAAAATTTTACCGCCCCCCACAGGGCATCTACAGTACACAGAATCTGTCTATGGCCAGAGAACTGGGATACCACACATTTTTCTGGAGCCTTGCCTATGTAGACTGGTACCAGGATAACCAGCCAGATCCGCAGGAAGCTATTGCAAAACTGACGAAACGGATTCATCCGGGAGCTATTGTACTGCTGCACAGCACCTCTTCCACTAATGCGCAGATTCTGGATGAACTGTTGGATAAATGGGAAGAGATGGGATATTCCTTTCATTCTCTGAATGAATTATGA